Proteins from a single region of Pyrus communis chromosome 6, drPyrComm1.1, whole genome shotgun sequence:
- the LOC137736069 gene encoding uncharacterized protein, whose amino-acid sequence MRTVIVVAVFHSISSSSSTLIIRTRLVWFGVGFSLTGAAISHLVWKDLLVDRFALSSDVKQKFDALEG is encoded by the exons ATGAGAACTGTGATTGTCGTTGCTGTGTTTCATtccatcagcagcagcagcagcacatT gattATAAGAACTCGTTTGGTTTGGTTCGGTGTTGGGTTTTCGCTGACTGGAGCTGCAATCTCTCACCTCGTCTGGAAAGATCTTCTCGTCGACCGCTTCGCTCTTTCCTCCGAT GTGAAGCAAAAGTTTGATGCTCTTGAAGGTTGA
- the LOC137738268 gene encoding FCS-Like Zinc finger 14-like, whose amino-acid sequence MTDLGSPNEVALSEKSPRSSPIPIVSAANFRGGFCVERAGAVVDELYESYTCVISHFGNNLTSKRVYFDDKLSWVVDDPNAGVVVAPGVFSTSPWSIGEVGREFWASDFLSCCYLCKQQLHGLDIFMYRGDKAFCSAECRDKHMRSDDHKGKCRSEALKSLDYSASPCSSPLVFLAGVEVV is encoded by the exons ATGACTGATTTGGGCAGCCCCAATGAAGTGGCTTTGTCTGAAAAGTCACCAAGGTCGAGCCCAATCCCCATAGTCTCTGCAGCTAATTTCAGAGGTGGGTTTTGCGTGGAGAGGGCTGGGGCTGTGGTGGATGAATTGTATGAGAGCTATACGTGTGTGATTTCGCATTTCGGAAACAATTTGACATCGAAGCGGGTTTATTTCGATGATAAGCTGAGTTGGGTTGTGGATGATCCTAATGCTGGTGTGGTGGTGGCCCCTGGGGTGTTCTCTACTTCTCCATGGAGTATTGGTGAAGTGGGAAGAGAGTTTTGGGCTTCCGATTTTCTCAGTTGTTGTTATCTTTGCAAGCAGCAGCTTCATGGACTGGACATTTTCATGTACAG AGGTGACAAAGCATTTTGCAGCGCTGAGTGCCGTGACAAGCACATGCGCAGCGACGATCACAAGGGCAAGTGCAGATCCGAAGCATTAAAATCACTTGATTACTCAGCGTCGCCATGCTCCAGTCCGCTCGTCTTCTTGGCCGGGGTTGAGGTGGTATGA